A window of the Leptospira bourretii genome harbors these coding sequences:
- a CDS encoding alkaline phosphatase D family protein encodes MKQFSISFLFFLSFICFFLFQSPVFGKDNESLHIGFGSCLHQDKESPILGQWEKESFDLILLLGDNIYADSLVAEEKIPAYKKQFLRPEWKTIRTKSKILATWDDHDYGINDSGGEYTDKVKSREVFISLVGSLMPKGRSFGTKEGKGIFHSYFLEFKKKKIHIIIPDSRYFRSPLKRTFFSYFTGKARYRPNDSPDATLLGEEQWAWLVEEFNKPSDLLIFVSGIQVIPTEQPFEKWGNFPNDREKLFQLFKEAKTKDLVILSGDRHIAEIYEFPLSESRKLIEITSSSLNLPLPFLPLEFDSEYKLGPAFREENYGSLQIQFKDGKLVWRSQIKDKTGNVVLSYPNNDSKE; translated from the coding sequence ATGAAACAGTTTTCTATTTCCTTTTTATTTTTCCTATCTTTCATTTGTTTCTTTTTATTCCAATCTCCTGTGTTTGGAAAAGATAATGAAAGTTTACATATTGGATTTGGTTCCTGCCTTCACCAAGACAAAGAAAGTCCCATCCTTGGGCAATGGGAAAAGGAATCATTTGATCTCATTCTTCTGTTAGGTGATAATATTTACGCAGATAGTTTGGTTGCTGAAGAAAAAATTCCAGCTTACAAAAAACAATTTCTCCGACCTGAGTGGAAAACCATCAGGACAAAATCAAAAATCTTGGCAACATGGGATGACCATGATTACGGGATCAATGATAGTGGGGGAGAATATACCGATAAAGTAAAAAGTCGCGAGGTATTTATTTCTTTAGTGGGATCTCTTATGCCAAAAGGTCGAAGTTTTGGAACCAAAGAGGGAAAAGGAATTTTTCATTCTTATTTTTTAGAATTCAAAAAGAAAAAAATCCACATCATCATCCCTGACTCAAGATACTTTCGTTCACCGCTTAAGCGGACATTTTTTTCTTATTTTACAGGCAAAGCTCGTTATCGACCTAATGATTCTCCGGATGCCACACTATTAGGAGAGGAACAATGGGCATGGTTAGTGGAAGAATTCAATAAACCTTCCGATTTACTTATTTTTGTTTCGGGAATCCAAGTGATTCCAACAGAACAGCCATTTGAAAAATGGGGAAACTTTCCAAATGATAGGGAAAAACTATTTCAACTTTTTAAAGAAGCCAAAACTAAGGATCTAGTCATTCTTTCTGGAGATAGACATATTGCGGAAATATATGAATTTCCATTATCAGAATCTCGAAAGTTAATCGAAATCACTTCCAGTTCTCTCAATTTACCACTTCCATTTTTGCCATTGGAATTTGATTCCGAATATAAACTTGGGCCTGCTTTTAGGGAAGAGAACTATGGATCCTTACAGATTCAATTTAAGGACGGAAAATTGGTTTGGCGTTCCCAGATCAAAGACAAAACTGGAAATGTAGTTCTTTCCTATCCTAACAATGATTCTAAAGAATAA
- a CDS encoding TetR/AcrR family transcriptional regulator yields MKPKQKILESSFALFREKGFQATGIAEILDKAGAYKKTLYDHFKSKDDIGFEYLNYLSEQQRVVMLKVLAKANNMSDFIEKWVNFIVRNQRNTSRKDCPIALFSGEISHLSQFDAYRNKAVHHVLETVETCILNFSPNLKPELVKALSYELYMSYLGGLRLYALTKDRKVIERMKSQMIASAERVVKS; encoded by the coding sequence TTGAAACCCAAACAAAAAATCTTAGAAAGTTCCTTTGCATTGTTTCGTGAAAAAGGTTTTCAGGCCACTGGAATTGCAGAAATTTTAGATAAGGCTGGTGCTTACAAAAAAACCTTATATGATCATTTTAAATCCAAAGATGATATTGGGTTTGAATACCTAAATTATCTTTCCGAGCAACAAAGAGTTGTTATGTTAAAAGTTCTGGCAAAAGCAAATAATATGTCGGACTTCATTGAAAAATGGGTTAACTTCATTGTTCGTAATCAAAGAAATACTTCTCGAAAGGATTGTCCCATTGCTCTTTTTTCTGGTGAAATTTCTCATTTAAGTCAGTTTGATGCCTATCGAAATAAAGCAGTTCACCATGTTTTAGAAACAGTGGAAACTTGTATTCTTAACTTTTCTCCAAACTTAAAACCCGAACTTGTTAAAGCTTTGAGTTATGAACTATATATGAGTTATCTTGGCGGCTTAAGGCTTTATGCATTAACAAAAGATCGTAAGGTGATCGAGAGAATGAAGTCACAAATGATTGCCTCCGCAGAACGTGTTGTTAAAAGTTAA
- a CDS encoding DUF4349 domain-containing protein, producing MGIFKKLFSFVFFLSVSFLFVACSSSKEMGRENKSFSRSYNDGIDNISAAPIATPSGEANQNSPKVHKRMMVYSVNVNLQSKEIEAKVTEVIKLAESYGGYALQYSSNGSVQLKIPADKLKQFLSTLRNQSQNYSEEVSAQDVTEDYTDTEIRMENSLKMRVRLLEILKSAKTLEETLKVEAELNKVSESIERWEGKLKYLSSSVQLSSVHVQVRQKWEPVVQKEYKPGPLGLPFYYLYLGLGKVKDGIIWMFVQEIPKEKTELPE from the coding sequence ATGGGAATCTTTAAAAAACTTTTTTCCTTCGTATTTTTCCTCAGCGTTTCCTTCCTTTTTGTAGCCTGTTCTTCTTCAAAAGAGATGGGACGCGAAAATAAATCATTCAGTCGTTCCTATAATGACGGTATAGACAATATTTCTGCTGCACCCATTGCCACTCCCTCAGGAGAGGCAAACCAAAACAGTCCCAAAGTCCACAAACGAATGATGGTGTATTCGGTGAATGTTAACTTGCAGTCAAAAGAAATTGAAGCAAAAGTAACCGAGGTCATCAAACTTGCAGAATCTTATGGAGGTTATGCGCTGCAATATAGTTCCAACGGAAGTGTTCAGCTAAAAATCCCAGCAGACAAACTAAAACAGTTTTTATCTACCTTACGAAACCAGTCACAAAACTATTCCGAAGAAGTATCAGCACAGGATGTAACAGAGGATTACACTGATACAGAAATCCGAATGGAGAATTCTCTTAAAATGAGAGTTCGACTTTTGGAAATACTAAAATCTGCAAAAACTTTGGAAGAAACGCTAAAAGTCGAAGCAGAATTAAATAAAGTTTCCGAATCCATTGAAAGGTGGGAGGGAAAATTAAAATACCTTTCCAGTTCAGTTCAATTATCCTCTGTTCATGTACAAGTGCGTCAAAAATGGGAACCAGTGGTTCAAAAAGAATACAAACCTGGTCCACTAGGGTTACCTTTTTATTATCTTTATCTAGGACTTGGAAAAGTAAAAGACGGAATCATTTGGATGTTTGTGCAAGAAATTCCAAAAGAAAAAACAGAACTCCCTGAATGA
- a CDS encoding N-acyl-D-amino-acid deacylase family protein encodes MADTLIKQARIFDGSTNPSFVGDLRIKDGVVTSISKTELSPKPGETVVDAKGLWLTPGFIDFHTHYDAEIEMSPDLSESVRHGITTISLGSCSLSLAVGDPTDLADMFSRVEAIPRKNVLSILESKKNWNSALEYKKHLNNMPLGPNVTSFAGHSAIRAHVMGLERSLTKGEVPTKQELERMNQILEEALDAGFMGLSINTLVWDKMDGSRFRSRPLPSTFANWSEYQYLNKTLRKRGKVFQGVPNVSTKINVLMFLKEAFGLFRKPLKTTIISLMDVKFDPGLYKLLGLIGRITNTIFKSDFKFQALPEPFDLYADGMDVVVFEEFAAGAKANHIEDELERKQLMKDPSYRDWFKRQWTNWFLPRVFHRNFKETKIVDAPDKSLIGKSIDDVAKEKGVHSVTAFLDLVAEHGNKVRWYTVMANHRKEPLQKIVSYPDILIGFSDAGAHLRGMAHYNFPLRMLKLVRDAELEKKPFMTMEKAVHRLTGEIGDWFGIDAGYIKEGKRADLVLIDPNKLDESLARDVEAPMPFMEDFKRWVRRNDDTVKKVYINGKLAIDQGKPVTALGKEKGYGSFLESTIGT; translated from the coding sequence ATGGCAGACACTCTCATCAAACAGGCGAGAATTTTCGACGGTAGCACAAATCCATCCTTTGTTGGTGACTTACGTATCAAAGATGGGGTTGTTACATCCATCTCAAAAACAGAACTAAGTCCAAAGCCTGGGGAAACAGTTGTCGATGCAAAAGGTCTTTGGCTGACACCAGGATTCATTGACTTTCATACACATTATGATGCTGAAATTGAAATGTCGCCAGACCTTTCGGAATCCGTGCGCCATGGAATTACCACTATTTCACTCGGAAGTTGTTCTTTAAGTTTAGCGGTTGGTGATCCAACTGATTTAGCTGACATGTTTAGTCGTGTGGAAGCAATTCCCAGGAAGAATGTTTTATCCATTCTCGAAAGTAAAAAAAATTGGAACTCTGCATTAGAATACAAAAAACATTTAAACAATATGCCCCTTGGGCCCAATGTTACTTCCTTTGCAGGTCACTCTGCCATTCGCGCTCATGTTATGGGACTCGAACGATCTTTGACAAAAGGAGAAGTTCCCACAAAACAAGAGTTAGAAAGAATGAACCAAATTCTCGAAGAAGCACTTGATGCCGGTTTTATGGGTCTCTCTATCAATACTCTGGTATGGGATAAGATGGATGGATCACGATTTCGATCAAGACCTCTCCCTTCTACTTTTGCCAATTGGAGCGAATACCAATACTTAAACAAAACATTGAGAAAAAGAGGAAAGGTTTTCCAAGGTGTTCCGAATGTTTCAACAAAAATCAATGTTTTGATGTTTTTAAAAGAAGCCTTTGGATTATTCCGCAAACCACTTAAAACAACAATCATCTCTCTTATGGATGTTAAGTTTGATCCAGGTTTGTATAAACTTCTTGGACTCATCGGTAGGATCACAAATACTATTTTCAAATCTGACTTTAAGTTTCAAGCCCTTCCAGAACCTTTCGATTTATATGCAGACGGAATGGATGTGGTTGTCTTTGAAGAATTTGCTGCCGGTGCCAAAGCAAATCACATTGAAGATGAATTAGAAAGAAAACAACTGATGAAAGATCCAAGTTATAGGGATTGGTTTAAACGCCAATGGACCAATTGGTTTTTACCAAGAGTATTCCATCGTAATTTCAAAGAAACTAAGATCGTAGATGCTCCTGACAAATCTCTGATTGGAAAATCAATTGATGATGTTGCCAAAGAGAAAGGTGTTCATTCCGTTACAGCATTTCTTGATCTTGTGGCAGAACATGGAAATAAAGTACGTTGGTATACTGTAATGGCAAATCATAGGAAGGAACCATTACAAAAAATTGTATCCTATCCTGACATTTTGATCGGTTTTTCTGATGCAGGTGCTCACTTACGAGGAATGGCACACTACAATTTTCCACTTCGAATGTTAAAACTAGTGAGAGATGCAGAACTCGAAAAAAAACCTTTTATGACAATGGAAAAAGCAGTCCATCGACTAACAGGAGAAATTGGAGATTGGTTTGGAATTGATGCAGGATACATCAAAGAAGGAAAACGAGCCGACTTAGTTTTAATCGATCCAAATAAATTGGACGAGTCTCTTGCCAGAGATGTGGAAGCTCCGATGCCATTTATGGAAGACTTCAAACGTTGGGTTCGTCGTAACGACGATACTGTGAAAAAAGTGTATATCAACGGGAAGCTGGCAATTGACCAAGGAAAACCAGTCACTGCACTTGGAAAAGAAAAAGGTTATGGTAGCTTTTTAGAATCCACTATCGGAACATAA
- the leuA2 gene encoding 2-isopropylmalate synthase LeuA2, giving the protein MKPNQIKIQDVTLRDGNQALRKPWTLDEKIEVFDLLVGLNVDGIEVGFPSSNETEFVASKTLAKRAPVGKPIAGLSRANETEIAKTWEAIQYANKPRMHIVYPVSDFSIRNVLKISEKEVIQKIQKSVSFARSIVGPEVEIQFSGEHFGDAIENFAFTKEAFFSAIEAGANIINLPNTVERYRPMVFVNMVKEMKEFIGNRAKVSVHTHNDLGMATATSVECVYVGAEQIEVALNGLGERAGNTNLYETCIALHQNGENLAINFQRIYPTAKRIAEMTGIPIGEKTPIIGDDIFSHRSGIHQDGVAKTIKQSKGAYRTFSPEFVGRNDAETISFTNQSGHRAIQFLLENRGIFVPQAKVHELFETAKSISSKENNREITEAELVDLATGLVASL; this is encoded by the coding sequence ATGAAACCAAATCAAATCAAAATCCAAGACGTTACCTTGCGGGACGGAAACCAAGCCTTAAGAAAACCGTGGACCTTAGATGAAAAAATCGAAGTCTTCGACTTACTTGTCGGATTGAATGTAGATGGAATTGAAGTGGGATTCCCCTCTTCTAATGAAACAGAATTTGTAGCAAGTAAAACCTTAGCCAAACGAGCGCCAGTTGGAAAACCGATTGCTGGATTATCAAGAGCAAACGAAACAGAAATCGCCAAAACTTGGGAAGCCATTCAATATGCAAACAAACCGAGAATGCATATTGTGTATCCAGTCAGTGATTTTTCCATTCGTAATGTTTTAAAAATTTCTGAAAAAGAAGTCATCCAAAAGATTCAAAAATCAGTTTCCTTTGCGAGATCCATAGTGGGACCAGAAGTGGAGATCCAATTCTCGGGGGAACATTTTGGGGATGCGATTGAAAATTTTGCGTTCACGAAAGAAGCATTTTTTTCTGCAATTGAAGCAGGTGCCAATATCATCAACTTGCCCAATACCGTGGAAAGATATCGACCGATGGTATTTGTCAATATGGTGAAAGAAATGAAGGAGTTTATTGGAAATAGAGCCAAAGTTTCAGTTCACACACACAATGATTTAGGTATGGCCACTGCCACGTCAGTAGAATGTGTTTATGTGGGTGCTGAACAAATTGAGGTGGCATTGAATGGACTTGGAGAACGAGCGGGTAATACAAATTTGTATGAAACTTGTATCGCCTTACATCAAAATGGTGAAAATTTAGCAATTAACTTCCAAAGAATTTATCCTACTGCCAAACGAATTGCTGAAATGACAGGCATTCCCATTGGAGAAAAAACACCAATCATAGGAGATGATATTTTTTCCCATCGATCGGGGATCCACCAAGACGGTGTAGCAAAGACCATCAAACAATCAAAAGGTGCATATCGAACTTTTTCTCCCGAATTTGTCGGTAGGAATGATGCAGAAACCATCTCGTTTACCAACCAATCAGGCCATAGGGCAATCCAGTTTTTATTGGAAAACCGAGGGATTTTTGTGCCCCAAGCAAAAGTGCATGAGTTATTTGAGACAGCTAAATCCATTTCTTCAAAAGAAAACAACAGAGAAATCACCGAAGCAGAGTTAGTGGATTTGGCGACAGGTTTGGTGGCTTCTCTCTGA
- a CDS encoding sodium:solute symporter, translating into MIWDLFVLVFYFIIVFYFGFHFAKNNQKEEDFYLAKKEIHWIFLLLSLVATETSSLTFLSIPSLSFKGDYRFLEIAFGYLIGRTIVALYLLPSYFSGNTISVYEYVGNRFGKSPQKTISLVFTVSRLLGDGIRLYVSSLPIAFLLERMGLNFSSELLGMFALTILSIVTIIYSVVGGFRAIVFTDVLQWFIYILGGIFALGLLVSKLDIQLGESVSQLQNLGKLNFLVLDYLPSGDNSYFIIFALIGGAFISIGSHGTDLMLVQRVIATKNLVSGQKILIGSAIVVILQFVLFLLIGSFLYLFYLGQNMAPDKVFSQFIINEVPSPFLGILVAAILASAMSTLSSTINSLSLTWARDWEMDRWFSPKVLSLFFGITLFGSSLIPYFLIQTWEKGILEMGLTIFSYTLGPSIAVFFLARGKANLPVSGFVFSAFFLLSILSTVAIGLGFQISFTLLVPIGFGTLLVLVQISHFFRKKN; encoded by the coding sequence ATGATTTGGGATTTATTCGTTCTTGTTTTTTATTTTATTATCGTTTTTTATTTTGGATTTCATTTTGCAAAAAACAACCAAAAAGAAGAAGATTTTTATTTAGCTAAAAAAGAAATCCATTGGATTTTTCTTCTACTTTCTCTTGTTGCAACAGAAACTTCAAGTTTAACATTTTTAAGTATTCCTTCGTTATCATTTAAAGGTGATTATAGGTTCCTCGAAATTGCCTTTGGGTATTTAATTGGAAGAACCATCGTTGCCTTATATCTTTTGCCATCTTATTTTTCAGGTAATACCATTTCTGTTTACGAGTACGTAGGGAATCGGTTTGGCAAATCTCCTCAAAAAACAATATCTCTTGTGTTTACCGTTTCTCGACTTTTGGGAGATGGAATCAGATTGTATGTCAGTTCCTTACCAATTGCTTTTTTATTGGAAAGGATGGGTTTAAATTTTTCATCGGAACTTCTGGGGATGTTCGCCCTCACCATTCTTAGCATTGTTACCATCATTTACTCTGTAGTTGGAGGATTTCGTGCTATTGTATTTACCGATGTTTTACAATGGTTTATTTATATCCTCGGTGGAATTTTTGCTTTAGGACTTCTTGTTTCCAAACTGGACATTCAGTTGGGAGAAAGTGTCAGCCAATTACAAAATTTAGGTAAGTTGAACTTTTTGGTTTTGGATTACTTACCCTCGGGAGACAATAGTTATTTTATCATATTTGCATTGATAGGTGGTGCTTTTATCTCCATTGGATCTCACGGAACAGACCTAATGCTTGTTCAACGAGTTATTGCCACAAAAAATTTGGTCTCAGGGCAAAAGATTTTAATTGGAAGTGCAATTGTTGTCATCTTACAATTTGTTCTTTTTCTTTTGATCGGGTCTTTTCTATATTTATTTTATCTTGGCCAGAACATGGCTCCAGATAAAGTATTTAGCCAATTCATTATCAATGAAGTTCCTTCTCCTTTCCTTGGAATCCTTGTTGCTGCCATCCTTGCCAGTGCCATGTCCACATTGAGTTCCACGATCAACTCCCTTTCTTTGACTTGGGCTAGGGATTGGGAAATGGACCGGTGGTTTAGTCCAAAAGTCCTTTCCCTCTTTTTTGGAATCACCCTTTTTGGTTCTAGCCTCATTCCTTACTTTCTCATTCAGACTTGGGAGAAAGGTATATTAGAAATGGGGCTTACCATCTTTTCCTATACACTGGGGCCTTCCATTGCGGTATTCTTTTTAGCACGTGGGAAAGCCAATTTGCCCGTTTCTGGATTTGTATTTTCGGCTTTTTTTCTCCTAAGCATTCTTTCCACAGTAGCCATTGGACTTGGATTTCAAATTTCCTTTACCCTTCTTGTTCCCATTGGATTTGGAACTTTGTTAGTTCTTGTGCAAATTTCTCACTTCTTTCGTAAAAAAAATTGA
- a CDS encoding CBS domain-containing protein: MFFWIHDGRILPNPPATYADRVHKIHPGGKSSPVSGKEEDRSPPPTTSFLHRSPGDVYKESAGQTEKPVYFLHEIMSKPAYSLPSSETISNCLDFMLEKGIRHLPITDDLGALVGFVSDRDILEKSKSYERDWPISDIMTKRVLVGSPGSEIRGVTKVLLEERIGCIPVVDDDNHPIGMITRSDLLRLLLKYPNLNIIA, encoded by the coding sequence ATGTTCTTTTGGATTCACGATGGACGCATTTTACCCAATCCACCGGCGACTTATGCCGATCGGGTCCACAAAATCCACCCTGGAGGGAAGTCATCCCCCGTTTCGGGAAAGGAAGAAGACAGGTCTCCACCTCCCACCACTTCTTTTTTGCATCGTTCCCCGGGGGATGTGTACAAGGAATCAGCCGGCCAAACGGAAAAACCTGTTTATTTCCTGCATGAGATCATGTCAAAACCTGCCTACAGCCTTCCCTCTTCCGAAACCATCTCCAATTGTTTGGACTTTATGTTGGAAAAAGGAATCCGACACCTTCCCATCACTGACGATTTGGGTGCTCTTGTTGGTTTTGTTTCCGATCGGGACATTTTAGAAAAAAGTAAGTCTTACGAGAGAGATTGGCCCATTTCAGATATCATGACCAAGCGAGTGTTAGTTGGTTCACCTGGATCAGAAATTAGAGGGGTAACCAAAGTACTTTTAGAAGAAAGAATTGGATGTATTCCTGTGGTAGATGACGATAATCATCCTATTGGTATGATCACACGTTCGGATTTACTTCGATTGTTATTGAAATATCCAAATTTAAATATCATTGCCTAA
- a CDS encoding AMP-dependent synthetase/ligase, producing the protein MTQNYDNLYQALAHVAETLPNKVSFRKRKSAKEFPGISFGDLKQFVDHLSLGFIELGVEVGDRIGFFCDATVNWLRTDFAILTSGAVVVPRGTDIVREEILYILNHSEAKFLVVQKPKDKKRIDDLLGELPHLKQIFILETDQGDLYEGENSILSIAEKGKEKWGRNGKQTLEDRIRQTDPDALATLIYTSGTTGNPKGVMLSQKGWITAIQNTISRLDMNSNDNAVSLLPPWHAFERAIEYAGIFLGIDFLVSNMSSLKDDLRDFRPTIFPSVPRIWESVYNGIIAKVAKEGGFKEKLFHFFLRFGSTWAHYYAMCFGFEFEIKKPNIIVSVAKRTYAFLILVFLFPLKLVSIQIFSAIHKALGGRIRICISAGSALPSVVDGFLSAIGLKVLEGYGMTETSAVVSIRSNTKPTKGTVGIPIAGYQIRLKDETGKILTDVGAKGTLWIKSKQILKGYYKRPELNQVVFDAEGFFDTGDLMMISHRNELVFAGRSKDTIALIGGENVEPIPIEDKLLTSSFIDQVMVVGHDKKTLGALIVPNFEALETKIPGLSKEQAGEWNTNPKVRELYRAEISRIISRENGFKGFEMIPANNFYVVPRPFDPDVEMTRTLKMKRNVISDVFSKQIEGIYQ; encoded by the coding sequence ATGACCCAAAACTACGACAACCTCTACCAAGCCCTCGCCCACGTCGCTGAAACTCTGCCAAATAAAGTTTCCTTTCGGAAACGAAAATCGGCAAAGGAATTCCCTGGAATCAGCTTCGGAGATCTGAAACAGTTTGTCGATCACTTGAGTTTGGGTTTTATCGAACTAGGAGTGGAAGTTGGAGACCGAATTGGATTTTTCTGTGATGCCACTGTCAATTGGCTTCGGACAGACTTTGCCATTTTAACTTCTGGGGCAGTGGTTGTGCCGAGGGGAACAGACATTGTCAGGGAAGAGATTCTTTATATTCTAAATCATTCGGAAGCAAAGTTCCTAGTGGTTCAAAAACCAAAAGATAAAAAACGAATTGATGATTTGTTAGGCGAACTTCCACACCTAAAACAAATTTTTATTTTGGAGACTGACCAAGGTGATTTGTATGAGGGTGAAAATTCCATCCTATCGATTGCCGAAAAAGGAAAGGAAAAATGGGGAAGGAACGGCAAACAAACATTAGAGGATAGAATTCGTCAGACTGATCCGGATGCACTTGCCACTTTGATTTATACTTCTGGAACCACGGGAAATCCTAAGGGTGTAATGTTATCTCAAAAAGGATGGATCACCGCCATTCAAAATACAATTTCTCGATTGGATATGAATTCCAACGACAATGCTGTCAGTTTACTCCCTCCATGGCATGCATTTGAAAGAGCCATAGAATATGCAGGAATCTTTCTTGGGATCGACTTTTTAGTTTCGAATATGTCATCGTTAAAAGATGATCTTCGTGATTTTCGTCCTACAATTTTTCCTTCGGTACCAAGAATCTGGGAATCAGTATACAACGGAATCATTGCCAAAGTAGCAAAAGAAGGTGGATTTAAAGAAAAGTTATTCCATTTCTTTTTGAGGTTTGGTTCTACTTGGGCGCATTATTATGCAATGTGTTTTGGTTTCGAATTTGAAATTAAAAAACCAAATATTATTGTGTCGGTGGCAAAAAGAACCTATGCGTTTTTGATTTTAGTTTTTCTCTTTCCATTAAAACTCGTTAGCATTCAAATTTTTTCTGCCATTCATAAAGCTTTGGGAGGAAGGATTCGGATCTGTATTTCTGCTGGTTCTGCTCTTCCGAGTGTTGTGGATGGATTTTTATCTGCCATAGGACTAAAGGTTCTGGAAGGATATGGGATGACAGAAACTTCCGCTGTGGTTTCCATTCGGTCCAATACAAAACCAACCAAAGGTACTGTCGGGATTCCCATTGCTGGTTATCAAATTCGACTAAAGGATGAGACTGGTAAGATACTAACAGATGTTGGTGCAAAAGGAACTCTTTGGATCAAATCAAAACAAATTTTAAAAGGTTACTACAAACGTCCAGAACTCAACCAAGTTGTTTTTGATGCAGAAGGTTTTTTTGATACTGGAGACCTAATGATGATCTCCCATCGAAATGAATTGGTTTTTGCCGGTCGTTCGAAAGATACCATTGCTCTGATTGGTGGAGAAAACGTAGAACCCATCCCGATTGAGGACAAACTATTAACTTCCTCCTTCATCGACCAAGTAATGGTTGTGGGTCATGACAAAAAAACACTTGGTGCTCTCATTGTCCCTAACTTTGAAGCATTAGAAACAAAGATTCCCGGCCTTTCGAAAGAACAAGCAGGGGAATGGAATACCAATCCTAAGGTTCGGGAATTATACCGAGCCGAAATTTCACGCATTATTTCTCGCGAAAACGGATTCAAAGGATTTGAGATGATACCAGCTAACAATTTTTATGTGGTTCCTCGACCCTTTGATCCCGATGTCGAAATGACACGAACTTTAAAAATGAAAAGAAATGTCATTTCGGATGTATTCTCAAAACAAATTGAAGGAATTTACCAATGA